GAAATGTCTCCCTTGGGCCAAGAATCCAGAAGCGAGAGTCACTTTAGTCTGGAGCCCAGGACTGAAACCCGGTTCTCCACCCCGCCCGTACCTACAAGCTCGGTTGCTTTCTCAACTCCCCAAGTTCCTTGATTTCCACCTTCTTGTACTTCCCTGTCTTCCTCCGGTTGCTGATCACCAAGACGACCACGCCGGCGACGATGGCCGCCACGACCACCACGATGACAGCGATGAGGCCGCTCGTGAGGCGCTTCATGGAGAACTGGGGGGGCTTCTCGTCCAGGTAGTAGATGAGCGTCCGCTCCACCAGGAGGGGCTTGCCGTGCACGTTCACGTCGAGGCCCTGGCGGCCCTGGAACAACGACTCGCCCTTGACGTCCCTCTCGAAATAGTAGGCGGCGTCCGCGATGTCCACGTCGCCGGGGGCCTTCTGCGACGCGTTCTGCCGCAGCTCGAtctggatggtgggctgctcgtAGTGCACGGCTGCCAGGAACCTGGGGTGCAGCCGGTACCGCTCGCGGAAGAGCCGCCGCAGCTCGGCGTCCAGGTCCGAGTGGTTGAAGGAGCCGGAGGACGGGCGGTGCCGCAGGTCGA
The Rhinolophus ferrumequinum isolate MPI-CBG mRhiFer1 chromosome 9, mRhiFer1_v1.p, whole genome shotgun sequence genome window above contains:
- the TACSTD2 gene encoding tumor-associated calcium signal transducer 2, whose product is MAGGPGLELPSPSLPLFLLLLLAAVTGHTAAQDNCTCPTNKMTTCSQDGPGGRCQCRALGSDFEVNCSTLTSKCLLLKARMRSHKSGRKLVRPSEHALVDNDGLYDPECDHEGRFKARQCNQTSVCWCVNSVGVRRTDKGDLNLRCDELVRTHHILIDLRHRPSSGSFNHSDLDAELRRLFRERYRLHPRFLAAVHYEQPTIQIELRQNASQKAPGDVDIADAAYYFERDVKGESLFQGRQGLDVNVHGKPLLVERTLIYYLDEKPPQFSMKRLTSGLIAVIVVVVAAIVAGVVVLVISNRRKTGKYKKVEIKELGELRKQPSL